CGGGTCGCTTTGCAGCCGAAATGGGATTACGCAGCGATTCACCGCAGCAATCATGAGCGGAGGGAAGCATGCCGCGTATTCTCGTCGTCGATGACGATCCGCTGGTCTGCAGCGCGGTCCAACTCTGCCTGGAGCGTCAGGATTTCGAAGTTGTGATCGCTGATGGCGGGGAAGCGGGACTGCGCGCGCTTGAGGGCCAAGCCTTCGACCTGATGCTGGTCGACATCTTCATGCCGCACATGCGTGGCTTCGAGTCGATCAGGATCTTTCACGAACGCGCCCCGGCGGTTCCGCTGGTGGCGATGTCCGGCTACGCCTTCGCCAGTCTCAATGCGCCGGCGCCCGATTTCCTGAAGATGGCGCTCGAGCTCGGCGCGTCGCGATGCCTGCGCAAGCCGTTCACGCCGGCGGCGCTGCTGATGGCGGTGAGGGAGTGCCTGTCGGAGACGGACGCGCGCGGGCAGCGCGACGCCGGCTGAGCGGAGCCGCGCCGCCTCGCACGTGCGCATGCCGGTCTGCCGCGCCGGTAGGCCCCGGGCCGGTGCGTCGATCCTCCGTTGCTGCCGTAGTTGTACGGACCGCGGCTTAACCAGTCGGTAGGGTTAAGTGTGCAGGGTGGCCGGCGCGCTGCACATGTAACCGTGCAGCGGTTCTAGTTGCGTCTGTCCAGAAGGATATGAGTATGACCGGCATTGTGCTTTCGGCCTCGGTTCGCCAGAACCTGCTTTCGCTGCAGTCCACCGCTTCGCTGCTTGCTACCACTCAGAATGACCTCGCCACCGGCAACAAGGTCAATTCGGCCCTCGACAACCCCACCAACTTCTTCACCGCCCAGTCACTGAACAACCGCGCCAGCGACATCGGCAACCTGCTCGACGGCATCGGCAACGGCGTCCAGGTGCTGCAGGCCGCCAATAGCGGCATCACCTCGCTGCAGAGCCTCGTCGACAGCGCCAAGTCGATCGCCAACCAGGTGCTGCAGAGCCCGCTCGGCTACTCCGCCAAGTCCAGCATCACCTCGGCCGCCATCACCGGCGCCACCGCCAACAACCTGCTCGGCACCACCGGCACCAACGCCACCGTGACCGGCACCGCCGTCAACAACAACCTGACCTCGGCCGTCGCCATCACCAGCGCCACCACGCTGTCGGGCGCCGCCAACACCGACTCGCTGTCGTCAGCCATCTCCACCGGCGACACCCTGGTCGTCAACGGCACCACCTTCTCCTTCGTTGCCGGCTCGACCTCCACGGGCACCAATATCGGCGTCGGCGACACCGTTGCCCACCTGCTCTCCGCGATCGATACGGTGACCGGCGCCACCACCGCCTCCAGCGTCAACAGCGGCAAGATCACGCTGTCCACCGGCACCAGCCAGAACCTGGTGATCTCCGGCACCGCGCTTGGCAAGCTCGGCTTGACCGCCGGCACCACCAATGTCGGGCCGCCCGCCTTGTCCGGCGAGACCTTGACGATCAACCCCACGGGCGGGGGAACGGCGACCTCGATCACCTTCGGCACCGGCAACGGCCAGGTCTCGACGCTGAACGGATTGAACGCGGCGCTGGCCGGCAACAATCTGCAGGCGACGATCGATGCCGCGACCGGCAAGATCAGCATCACCACGACCAACGACGAGGCATCCTCGACGATCGGCACGATCGGCGGCTCGGCGACC
This genomic interval from Bradyrhizobium sp. NP1 contains the following:
- a CDS encoding flagellin, with the translated sequence MTGIVLSASVRQNLLSLQSTASLLATTQNDLATGNKVNSALDNPTNFFTAQSLNNRASDIGNLLDGIGNGVQVLQAANSGITSLQSLVDSAKSIANQVLQSPLGYSAKSSITSAAITGATANNLLGTTGTNATVTGTAVNNNLTSAVAITSATTLSGAANTDSLSSAISTGDTLVVNGTTFSFVAGSTSTGTNIGVGDTVAHLLSAIDTVTGATTASSVNSGKITLSTGTSQNLVISGTALGKLGLTAGTTNVGPPALSGETLTINPTGGGTATSITFGTGNGQVSTLNGLNAALAGNNLQATIDAATGKISITTTNDEASSTIGTIGGSATLSGAAFNGLTPAAPVADPNSQAQRASLVAQYNNVLAQINTTAQDASFNGVNLLNGDTLKLVFNETGKSTLSISGVTFNAVGLGLSTLTAGTDFLDNASANKALTTLTTASSTLRSEASTLGSNLSIVQIRQDFSKNLINVLQTGSSNLTLADTNEEAANSQALSTRQSIAVSALSLANQAQASVLQLLR
- a CDS encoding response regulator, with the translated sequence MPRILVVDDDPLVCSAVQLCLERQDFEVVIADGGEAGLRALEGQAFDLMLVDIFMPHMRGFESIRIFHERAPAVPLVAMSGYAFASLNAPAPDFLKMALELGASRCLRKPFTPAALLMAVRECLSETDARGQRDAG